From Phragmites australis chromosome 5, lpPhrAust1.1, whole genome shotgun sequence, a single genomic window includes:
- the LOC133919284 gene encoding temperature-induced lipocalin-1-like — MAAAKKSGSEMTVVRGLDVARYMGRWYEIASFPSFFQPRDGQDTRATYALLEDGATVHVLNETWSKGKRDYIEGTAYKADPASDEAKLKVKFYLPPFLPIIPVVGDYWVLYVDDDYQYALVGEPRRKSLWILCRKTSIEEEVYNQLVERAQEEGYDVSKLHRTPQHDPPPESDAAPTDAKGGWWFKSLFGK; from the exons atggcggcggcgaAGAAGAGCGGGAGCGAGATGACGGTGGTGCGCGGGCTGGACGTGGCGCGGTACATGGGGCGGTGGTACGAGATCGCGTCGTTCCCGTCCTTCTTCCAGCCCCGGGACGGCCAGGACACGCGCGCGACCTACGCGCTGCTGGAGGACGGCGCGACGGTGCACGTGCTCAACGAGACGTGGAGCAAGGGGAAGCGCGACTACATCGAGGGCACCGCCTACAAGGCCGACCCGGCCAGCGACGAGGCCAAGCTCAAGGTCAAGTTCTACCTCCCGCCCTTCCTCCCCATCATCCCCGTCGTCGGCGACTACTGGGTGCTCTACGTCGACGACGACTACCAGTACGCGCTCGTCGGCGAGCCGCGCCGCAAGAGCCTATGG ATTCTGTGCAGGAAGACGAGCATCGAGGAGGAAGTGTACAACCAGCTGGTGGAGAGGGCCCAGGAGGAAGGCTACGACGTGAGCAAGCTGCACAGGACGCCGCAGCACGACCCGCCGCCGGAGAGCGACGCCGCGCCCACCGACGCCAAGGGGGGCTGGTGGTTCAAGTCGCTCTTCGGGAAATGA